In Achromobacter pestifer, the DNA window AGCACCATGCGCATCGCCATGGAAATGGCGCTGGCCGACGCCCACCTGCCGCCGCAAGCCATCGGCTACGTCAATGGTCACGGCACCGCCACGGAACAGGGCGACATCGCCGAAACGCAGGCCACGCACGGCCTGTTCGGCAACCGCATGCCCATCAGCTCGCAGAAGAGCTATCTGGGCCACACCCTGGGCGCCTGCGGCGTGCTGGAGTCGTGGTTCAGCATCGAGATGCTCAACCGCGACTGGTACGCGCCCACGCTCAACCTGCGCAACGTCGACCCGCGCTGCGGCGAACTCGACTACCTCACCGAGGGCCGCAGCATGAGCAACGAGTACGTCATGAACAACAACTTCGCCTTCGGCGGCATCAACACCTCGTTGATCTTCCGCCGCTGGCGCTGAAGTCCGCAACACCCGTGTTTTCCCCTGTCACGAATGGAATGCCTGTCATGAACGTCTCTTGCAAGCTGTCGGCCGCCCTGGCCTTGTCGCTCGCCTGCTCGGCGCAAGCCCTGGCGGCGGATCGTACCGTCCATCTGCCCATGCAGGCCGCGGTCGAAGCCGCCCAGGCCGCCGGCAAGATCGACGGCAGCGTCAAGTTCTACCTGGCCGGCACCGGCCCCAAGGGCACGGTGCTGGAATCCGGCGTCGTCACCAACCGCAAGACCAACGCCTTCGCCAAGAAAGATGAAGACGCCTGCCTGTGGGTGGCCCAATCCGCCATCATCGCGTTGCACGAAGCGGCCAAGAAGGCCGGCGCGAACGC includes these proteins:
- a CDS encoding excinuclease — translated: MNVSCKLSAALALSLACSAQALAADRTVHLPMQAAVEAAQAAGKIDGSVKFYLAGTGPKGTVLESGVVTNRKTNAFAKKDEDACLWVAQSAIIALHEAAKKAGANAVTNIISYYRKNEFSSKTDYECHAGAMVAGVALRGDLAKVK